In Stigmatella aurantiaca, one genomic interval encodes:
- the pilM gene encoding type IV pilus assembly protein PilM, giving the protein MAKGKLALGLDIGSTSVKMILLKEQRKRGEVGYALQSFGMKPLPPEAIVDGALMNSTAIVQAVQELMNELKVKSKEVAIGVSGHSVIIKKIQMPRMSQEELEESIQWEAEQYIPFDVKDVNIDTQILDSGANDATGQMDVLLVAAKKDMINDYTTVVSEAGLQPVVVDVDAFAVQNMFSTNYDVPEKETVVLINAGASVVNINIIANGITVFTRDVTIGGNQFTEEIQKQLNVSYEEAEALKLGGNGTDADAVVPQDVERVLLSVAEQVAGEIQRSLDFYAGTAADANFSKVFLSGGTAKIPALFKTIEARVGVPVEILNPFRKIDVDNRKFDPAFIMDVAPVAAVAVGLALRKPGDKLS; this is encoded by the coding sequence ATGGCGAAGGGCAAACTGGCACTCGGTCTGGATATCGGATCGACCTCGGTGAAGATGATTCTCCTCAAGGAGCAGCGCAAGCGCGGCGAGGTGGGTTATGCGCTGCAGAGCTTCGGCATGAAGCCGCTGCCTCCCGAGGCCATCGTCGATGGCGCGCTCATGAACTCGACGGCCATCGTCCAGGCCGTGCAGGAGCTGATGAACGAGCTGAAGGTGAAGTCCAAGGAGGTCGCCATCGGCGTCTCCGGCCACTCGGTCATCATCAAGAAGATCCAGATGCCCCGCATGAGCCAGGAAGAGCTCGAGGAGAGCATCCAGTGGGAGGCCGAGCAGTACATCCCCTTCGACGTGAAGGACGTGAACATCGACACGCAGATCCTCGACTCGGGCGCCAATGACGCCACCGGGCAGATGGATGTGCTGCTGGTGGCGGCCAAGAAGGACATGATCAACGACTACACCACGGTGGTCTCCGAGGCGGGGCTGCAGCCGGTGGTGGTGGATGTGGACGCCTTCGCCGTCCAGAACATGTTCTCCACGAACTACGACGTGCCGGAGAAGGAGACCGTGGTGCTCATCAACGCGGGCGCCTCGGTGGTGAACATCAACATCATCGCCAACGGCATCACCGTCTTCACGCGCGACGTGACGATCGGCGGCAACCAGTTCACCGAGGAGATCCAGAAGCAGCTCAACGTCTCCTACGAGGAGGCGGAGGCGCTGAAGCTCGGCGGCAACGGCACGGACGCGGACGCCGTGGTGCCCCAGGACGTGGAGCGCGTGCTGCTCAGCGTGGCCGAGCAGGTCGCCGGCGAAATCCAGCGCTCGCTGGACTTCTACGCGGGCACCGCCGCGGACGCGAACTTCAGCAAGGTTTTCCTGTCGGGCGGAACGGCGAAGATTCCCGCGCTGTTCAAGACCATCGAAGCCCGCGTGGGCGTGCCGGTGGAGATCCTCAATCCGTTCCGGAAGATTGACGTGGACAACCGCAAGTTCGACCCCGCGTTCATCATGGACGTGGCCCCCGTGGCAGCCGTGGCGGTGGGGCTGGCGCTGCGCAAGCCCGGTGACAAGCTGAGCTGA
- a CDS encoding PilN domain-containing protein has product MMIRINLLPVRVAKKREMGRQILVLFAAVILAAIVGNYMWYGRLADEVSANATGIAAVKTKITELEKVIGEVSTINDRKAEVEKKLAVLDNLRRGRSGPVRMLDALSLAMPKKLWLENFSEEKGGVKIVGSAVSHDEVAEFMRSLGGMVWTPKGMGRLVEQRRDAKTSRVELLTPDATIEEFPVATIKPFFSNIDLKDATQQVSKVGGTELSPLTTVKFNLMLTANYAI; this is encoded by the coding sequence ATGATGATCCGCATCAACCTGCTGCCCGTCCGGGTGGCGAAAAAACGGGAGATGGGCCGGCAGATCCTGGTCCTCTTCGCCGCCGTCATTCTGGCCGCCATCGTGGGCAACTACATGTGGTACGGGCGCCTGGCCGACGAGGTCTCCGCCAACGCCACCGGTATCGCGGCCGTGAAGACGAAGATCACCGAGCTGGAGAAGGTCATCGGTGAGGTGAGCACCATCAACGACCGCAAGGCCGAGGTGGAGAAGAAGCTCGCGGTGCTCGACAACCTGCGCCGCGGCCGCTCCGGGCCGGTGCGCATGCTGGACGCGCTCTCGCTGGCCATGCCCAAGAAGCTGTGGCTGGAGAACTTCTCCGAGGAGAAGGGTGGGGTGAAGATCGTCGGCAGCGCGGTGAGCCACGACGAGGTGGCCGAGTTCATGCGCAGCCTGGGCGGCATGGTGTGGACGCCCAAGGGCATGGGCCGGCTGGTGGAGCAGCGCCGGGACGCCAAGACGTCGCGCGTGGAGCTGCTCACCCCGGATGCCACCATCGAGGAGTTCCCGGTGGCCACCATCAAGCCGTTCTTCTCCAACATCGACCTGAAGGACGCGACGCAGCAGGTGTCGAAGGTGGGCGGAACCGAGCTGAGCCCGCTGACCACCGTCAAGTTCAACCTCATGCTCACGGCCAACTACGCCATCTGA
- a CDS encoding type 4a pilus biogenesis protein PilO: MEQYLDKIAKAPAGVKYGGLAGVVVLLTVANYFGLVQPTEAQIKKQVEQRRKLDLDLAEKSEIAQNLNERRRELDVLDQKLAEALTELPEKRDLDELLAQINDIGKKSGLEISRVEPGKESVGGGEFFARIPLKMTVSGNYHEIAMFMQEIANMRRIVNVNGIKLDKPTIKNEKVILESSFVATTFRFVEQKAAADSKQTGKKVASPKK; encoded by the coding sequence ATGGAACAGTACCTGGACAAGATTGCGAAGGCCCCGGCGGGCGTGAAGTACGGCGGCCTGGCCGGTGTGGTGGTGCTCCTCACGGTGGCCAACTACTTTGGGCTCGTTCAGCCCACCGAAGCCCAGATCAAGAAGCAGGTGGAGCAGCGCCGGAAGCTCGATCTGGACCTCGCCGAGAAGAGCGAGATCGCCCAGAACCTCAACGAGCGCCGGCGTGAACTCGACGTGCTGGATCAGAAGCTCGCCGAGGCCCTCACGGAGCTGCCCGAGAAGCGCGACCTGGACGAGCTGCTCGCCCAGATCAACGACATCGGCAAGAAGTCGGGCCTGGAGATCTCCCGCGTGGAGCCGGGCAAGGAGTCCGTGGGCGGAGGCGAGTTCTTCGCCCGGATTCCGCTCAAGATGACGGTGAGCGGCAACTACCACGAGATCGCCATGTTCATGCAGGAGATCGCGAACATGCGCCGCATCGTCAACGTGAACGGCATCAAGCTCGATAAGCCGACGATCAAGAACGAGAAGGTCATTCTCGAGAGTTCCTTCGTGGCCACTACCTTCCGGTTCGTGGAACAGAAGGCAGCGGCCGATTCCAAGCAAACGGGCAAGAAAGTTGCGTCGCCCAAGAAGTAG
- a CDS encoding pilus assembly protein PilP translates to MKTLKFKMTTAALALTVVACGGGSASPKAAKPTASKAAPAAAAETPKETVVESSVTYTYNPVGKRDPFRSPLEELGPSQQTVQVSACSEPLCAFDLDQLKLVAVVTGDANPIAMVEDPVGRGHIVRRNARMGRQGGRVTQILRDSVTVTEYIPTEGKVIPNPVSLQLKQDNKRDPAYDLMQGRNWGE, encoded by the coding sequence ATGAAGACTCTCAAGTTCAAGATGACCACGGCTGCGTTGGCGCTCACGGTGGTGGCATGTGGCGGAGGCAGTGCCTCGCCCAAGGCCGCCAAGCCCACCGCGTCCAAGGCGGCGCCTGCCGCGGCGGCGGAGACGCCGAAGGAGACGGTCGTCGAGTCCTCCGTGACTTATACGTACAACCCTGTCGGCAAGCGGGATCCGTTCCGCAGCCCCCTCGAGGAGCTGGGGCCGTCGCAGCAGACCGTGCAGGTGTCGGCCTGCAGCGAGCCGCTGTGCGCGTTTGATCTCGACCAGCTCAAGCTGGTGGCGGTCGTCACCGGGGATGCCAATCCGATTGCCATGGTGGAGGACCCCGTGGGCCGGGGCCACATCGTCCGGCGCAACGCGCGCATGGGCCGCCAGGGCGGACGGGTGACGCAGATCCTCCGGGACTCGGTGACGGTGACCGAGTACATCCCGACGGAGGGGAAAGTCATCCCCAACCCGGTGAGCCTCCAGCTCAAGCAGGACAATAAGCGGGACCCAGCGTATGACCTGATGCAGGGCAGAAACTGGGGCGAGTAG
- the pilQ gene encoding type IV pilus secretin PilQ, producing the protein MLGKSDVTRGKWVIAAVLSAAIAGANAEGAELNTLRDLKVVQTGSGAQVVVAGTRPPTFTVFRLSGPERLVVDLSSADATGIKGHHSGTGPVTGIVASQFSDERASVGRVLVALDKASQYDVRADGNRVVISVDGASEPKASAEVAPAPSAPQAAPAVAQAPAPAPAAEPVKPQAPALAENVVAAEADEREVAHPARSITGITFARDTLAIRTDGEISRYEVLELADPPRLAVDVYGVGLEARAPRVRGGSLKGVRVGAHAEKVRLVLDVRQGMPAYRVDRAARGLEVVLGAAVARKPAPAAAQEPQERVAESAPLLAAPSAPVAAQASVAEVKELTFDESDAGGRVQLKLSSAVTWKVDRPDPRSAVLTLENAKLPRRLERSLDTSALETPVKMISAFSVPGDGHRVRVVVAADGAIDESVTQGSGTLSWNLSVQGVKTEQVAVSQRTAGFSAEAPSYAAEGAPQQARYRGKRVSFEFKDIEIQNLLRVIAEISKKNIVVADDVSGKVTIRLRNVPWDQALDLILRTKSLGKEEVGNIVRIAPLKTLEEEARLLQERRKSMQQQEDLLVNLIPVNYAVAGDMQARVKDILSDRGSVTVDARTNVLIVKDVRANIEKARALVRNLDTQTPQVLIESRIVEATTSFTRSIGVQWGGRGQASAATGNATGLVFPNSFGIFGSAGGGAPGGFSGDPGFAVNLPAPTTLGQGGALGFTFGSAGGALGLNLRLSAAESDGFVKTISAPKVTTLDNNTARISQGVSIPFSQTSANGANTTFVEARLSLEVTPHITQDGSILMSIVAQNNQPDLANTGANGQPAIQRKEANTQVLVKDGDTTVIGGIYVRRGGTSSASIPFLSKIPVLGFFFRQTTERDDRQELLIFITPRILNRQTIAQSL; encoded by the coding sequence ATGCTCGGAAAGAGCGATGTGACGAGGGGCAAGTGGGTGATAGCGGCTGTGCTGTCGGCCGCCATCGCGGGTGCCAACGCCGAAGGCGCTGAACTCAACACGCTTCGGGACCTGAAGGTCGTTCAAACAGGTTCCGGAGCACAGGTGGTCGTTGCTGGGACACGTCCCCCTACCTTCACGGTCTTCCGGCTCAGTGGGCCGGAGCGCCTGGTGGTGGACCTCTCCTCGGCGGACGCCACCGGCATCAAGGGCCACCACAGTGGCACGGGGCCCGTGACGGGCATCGTCGCCTCGCAATTCTCCGACGAGCGCGCCAGCGTGGGCCGCGTCCTGGTCGCCCTGGACAAGGCCTCTCAGTACGACGTGCGCGCCGACGGCAACCGCGTCGTCATCTCGGTGGATGGGGCCTCGGAGCCGAAGGCCTCCGCCGAAGTGGCCCCGGCGCCGTCCGCCCCGCAGGCGGCCCCGGCCGTGGCGCAAGCCCCCGCGCCCGCCCCCGCCGCGGAGCCGGTCAAGCCCCAGGCCCCGGCGCTTGCCGAGAACGTGGTGGCCGCCGAGGCCGACGAGCGTGAGGTCGCCCATCCGGCCCGGTCGATCACCGGCATCACCTTCGCCCGGGACACGCTGGCCATCCGCACCGACGGGGAGATCTCCCGCTACGAGGTGCTCGAGCTGGCGGATCCGCCGCGGCTGGCGGTGGATGTGTACGGGGTGGGCCTGGAGGCCCGCGCCCCGCGCGTGCGCGGCGGAAGCTTGAAGGGCGTGCGCGTGGGTGCGCACGCGGAGAAGGTCCGCCTGGTCCTGGATGTCCGCCAGGGCATGCCGGCCTACCGGGTGGACCGGGCCGCGCGCGGCCTGGAGGTGGTGTTGGGCGCGGCGGTCGCGCGCAAGCCGGCCCCCGCGGCCGCGCAAGAGCCCCAGGAGCGGGTGGCCGAGAGCGCGCCCCTGCTGGCGGCCCCCTCGGCGCCGGTGGCCGCCCAGGCCTCCGTGGCCGAGGTGAAGGAGCTCACCTTCGACGAGAGCGACGCCGGTGGCCGCGTGCAGCTCAAGCTGTCCAGCGCCGTGACGTGGAAGGTGGACCGCCCGGATCCGCGCAGCGCGGTGCTGACGCTGGAGAACGCGAAGCTTCCGCGCCGCCTGGAGCGCAGCCTGGACACCAGCGCGCTGGAGACGCCGGTGAAGATGATCAGCGCCTTCTCGGTCCCCGGCGACGGGCACCGCGTGCGCGTGGTGGTGGCCGCCGATGGGGCCATCGACGAGTCGGTGACCCAGGGCTCGGGGACGCTGAGCTGGAACCTGTCGGTGCAGGGGGTGAAGACGGAGCAGGTGGCCGTGTCCCAGCGCACCGCGGGCTTCTCCGCCGAGGCCCCGTCCTACGCCGCCGAGGGCGCGCCCCAGCAGGCCCGTTACCGGGGCAAGCGGGTCTCCTTCGAGTTCAAGGACATCGAGATCCAGAACCTGCTGCGCGTCATCGCGGAGATCTCCAAGAAGAACATCGTGGTCGCCGACGACGTGAGCGGCAAGGTGACGATCCGCCTGCGCAACGTGCCCTGGGATCAGGCGTTGGACCTCATCCTGCGCACCAAGAGCCTGGGCAAGGAAGAGGTCGGCAACATCGTCCGCATCGCCCCCCTGAAGACGCTGGAGGAGGAGGCGCGGCTGCTGCAGGAGCGCCGCAAGTCGATGCAGCAGCAGGAGGACCTGCTCGTCAACCTCATCCCGGTGAACTACGCCGTGGCCGGTGACATGCAGGCGCGGGTGAAGGACATCCTGTCGGACCGGGGCTCGGTGACGGTGGATGCCCGCACCAACGTCCTCATCGTGAAGGATGTGCGCGCCAACATCGAGAAGGCCCGGGCGCTCGTGCGCAACCTGGACACGCAGACCCCGCAGGTGCTGATCGAGAGCCGCATCGTGGAGGCGACGACCTCCTTCACCCGGTCCATCGGTGTGCAGTGGGGTGGCCGGGGCCAGGCGAGCGCGGCCACGGGCAACGCCACGGGCCTCGTCTTCCCGAACTCGTTCGGCATCTTCGGCTCCGCGGGCGGCGGCGCCCCCGGTGGCTTCTCCGGGGATCCGGGCTTCGCCGTCAACCTGCCGGCGCCGACGACGCTGGGCCAGGGTGGCGCGCTGGGCTTCACCTTCGGCTCGGCCGGTGGGGCGCTGGGGCTCAACCTGCGTCTGTCCGCCGCAGAGAGCGATGGTTTCGTGAAGACCATCTCCGCGCCCAAGGTGACGACGCTCGACAACAACACCGCGCGCATCAGCCAGGGTGTGTCCATTCCCTTCAGCCAGACCTCCGCCAACGGCGCGAACACGACCTTCGTGGAAGCGCGCCTGTCGCTGGAAGTCACCCCGCACATCACCCAGGACGGCAGCATCCTGATGAGCATCGTCGCCCAGAACAACCAGCCGGACCTGGCGAACACGGGTGCCAACGGTCAGCCCGCCATCCAGCGCAAGGAGGCCAACACGCAGGTGCTCGTCAAGGACGGCGATACGACGGTCATCGGCGGTATCTACGTGCGCCGGGGCGGTACGAGCTCCGCGTCGATTCCCTTCCTCTCGAAGATCCCGGTGCTGGGCTTCTTCTTCCGGCAGACCACGGAGCGCGACGACCGGCAGGAGTTGCTGATCTTCATCACGCCCCGGATCCTCAACCGGCAGACCATTGCTCAGTCGCTGTAA
- a CDS encoding roadblock/LC7 domain-containing protein — MSFRAHLESVVNQVDGALACSVMGFDGISVETYQKDDAAELELGGAWVEYANLLTQLKNAAEVLKTGTVTELSVNSDKVLTLIRMVSPEYFLILALRAEGNYGKGRYVLRVTAPKVRAEL, encoded by the coding sequence ATGTCCTTCCGTGCACACCTGGAGTCGGTGGTCAATCAGGTCGATGGCGCCCTCGCGTGCAGCGTGATGGGCTTCGACGGCATCTCGGTCGAGACCTATCAAAAGGATGACGCGGCGGAGCTGGAGCTGGGCGGGGCCTGGGTGGAGTACGCCAACCTGCTCACCCAGCTCAAGAACGCCGCCGAGGTGCTCAAGACGGGCACCGTGACGGAGCTGAGCGTCAACAGCGACAAGGTGCTGACGCTCATCCGCATGGTGTCCCCGGAGTACTTCCTCATCCTGGCGCTCCGGGCCGAGGGCAACTACGGCAAGGGCCGCTACGTGCTGCGGGTCACCGCGCCGAAGGTCCGCGCCGAATTGTAG
- the efp gene encoding elongation factor P translates to MAGVIDTSEFRKGLKIEIDGEPFEIVEFQHVKPGKGSAFVRTTIRSLLTGRVLQPTLKSGEKVGKPDIEEKEMQYLYLQGEDYYFMDTKSFEQTFLSEKVLGESKNFLKENINASVLFYNGKAIGVTLPNSVDLKVTKCDPGVRGDTVSGALKPAELETGYSVNVPLFINEGDVLKIDTRDGKYLTRVATAG, encoded by the coding sequence ATGGCCGGTGTCATTGATACCTCCGAGTTCCGCAAGGGCCTCAAGATCGAGATCGACGGCGAGCCGTTCGAAATCGTCGAGTTCCAGCACGTCAAGCCCGGCAAGGGCTCCGCGTTCGTGCGTACGACGATCCGCAGCCTGCTGACGGGACGGGTTCTCCAGCCCACCCTGAAGTCCGGTGAGAAGGTGGGCAAGCCCGACATCGAGGAGAAGGAGATGCAGTACCTGTATCTCCAGGGCGAGGACTACTACTTCATGGACACGAAGAGCTTCGAGCAGACCTTCCTCAGCGAGAAGGTGCTCGGCGAGTCCAAGAACTTCCTGAAGGAGAACATCAACGCTTCGGTGCTCTTCTACAACGGCAAGGCCATCGGCGTGACGCTGCCCAACTCGGTGGACCTGAAGGTCACCAAGTGCGATCCGGGCGTGCGCGGCGACACGGTGTCGGGTGCGCTGAAGCCCGCGGAGCTGGAGACGGGCTACTCGGTCAACGTTCCGCTCTTCATCAACGAGGGCGACGTGCTGAAAATCGATACGCGTGATGGCAAGTACCTCACGCGCGTGGCCACGGCGGGCTGA
- the accB gene encoding acetyl-CoA carboxylase biotin carboxyl carrier protein, whose product MATKRKVSRSEGGAAPAGGEREAGAVTSLDVEALRQIVEMLEASDVTRLVWQRGDERLYIRRGHGPAPTIVHAAPVSPSVSPVPAAEYPASAPARAHAPAPAAAAAPAAAAQKPGQLITSPFVGTFYRTPAPDQPSFVEVGTVVKKGQVLCIVEAMKLMNEIESETAGRVAEILVENGQPVEFGQALFRVEPA is encoded by the coding sequence ATGGCGACGAAGCGCAAGGTGTCCCGGTCGGAGGGTGGAGCCGCACCTGCCGGTGGGGAGCGAGAAGCAGGGGCGGTGACGTCCCTGGACGTGGAGGCACTCCGGCAGATCGTGGAGATGCTGGAAGCCTCGGACGTGACGCGGCTGGTGTGGCAGCGGGGCGATGAGCGGCTGTACATCCGCCGGGGCCATGGTCCCGCGCCCACGATCGTTCATGCGGCGCCGGTGAGCCCCTCGGTGAGCCCGGTTCCCGCGGCGGAGTACCCGGCGTCCGCGCCCGCGCGAGCCCACGCTCCGGCGCCCGCGGCGGCGGCGGCCCCCGCGGCGGCCGCGCAGAAGCCCGGCCAGCTCATCACCAGCCCGTTCGTGGGGACGTTCTACCGGACCCCGGCCCCGGACCAGCCCTCCTTCGTGGAGGTGGGCACGGTGGTGAAGAAGGGCCAGGTGCTCTGCATCGTCGAGGCCATGAAGTTGATGAACGAGATCGAGTCCGAGACGGCGGGCCGGGTGGCGGAGATCCTGGTCGAGAACGGGCAGCCCGTCGAGTTCGGTCAAGCGCTCTTCCGAGTCGAGCCAGCGTAG
- the accC gene encoding acetyl-CoA carboxylase biotin carboxylase subunit, whose protein sequence is MFKKVLIANRGEIALRVIRACRELGIATVAVHSTADSNALHVRFADESVCIGPPPSKESYLNIPQLLSAAEITRADAIHPGYGFLSENAEFAEVCESCKIRFIGPRPEMLRLMGNKVRARKAALEAGMPLLPGSPHVLKDAREAEAFAKEIGFPVILKAAAGGGGKGMKIVREPSVLAQAFSTAAAEAVASFNNGDLYIERYVEKPRHIEIQIAADEHGNIIHLGERECSVQRRHQKLIEESPSPALTPELRAEMGRVSVEAMRKLRYNNVGTIEYLLDERGQFYFMEMNTRIQVEHPVTELVTGVDLVREQIRMAYGHPLRFKQEDIQMRGAAIECRVNAEDPVTFAPWPGKITGYSVPGGYGVRVDSAAYENYTVLPHYDSLLSKLIVHAEDRPTAIRRMQRALSEYVVEGIRTNIPFHRAALAEESFQEGNYDTRFVERLLASETGTHRLKKAIEETP, encoded by the coding sequence GTGTTCAAGAAAGTGCTGATCGCCAATCGCGGGGAGATTGCCCTGCGGGTCATCCGTGCATGCCGGGAGTTGGGAATCGCCACGGTGGCGGTGCACTCCACGGCGGATAGCAATGCGCTGCACGTGCGCTTCGCCGACGAGTCGGTGTGCATCGGGCCGCCGCCGTCCAAGGAGAGCTACCTCAACATCCCTCAGCTGCTGTCCGCGGCGGAAATCACCCGGGCGGACGCCATCCATCCGGGCTACGGCTTCCTCTCGGAGAACGCCGAGTTCGCCGAGGTGTGCGAGAGCTGCAAGATTCGCTTCATCGGGCCCCGGCCCGAGATGCTCCGGCTCATGGGCAACAAGGTGCGGGCCCGCAAGGCCGCGCTCGAGGCGGGCATGCCGCTGCTGCCCGGCAGCCCCCACGTGCTGAAGGACGCCCGGGAGGCGGAGGCCTTCGCCAAGGAGATCGGCTTTCCGGTCATCCTCAAGGCGGCCGCGGGCGGTGGCGGCAAGGGGATGAAGATCGTCCGCGAGCCGAGCGTGCTGGCGCAGGCGTTCTCCACCGCGGCGGCCGAGGCGGTGGCCAGCTTCAACAATGGCGATCTCTACATCGAGCGGTACGTGGAGAAGCCGCGCCACATCGAGATCCAGATCGCCGCCGACGAGCACGGCAACATCATCCACCTGGGGGAGCGCGAGTGCTCGGTGCAGCGCCGGCACCAGAAGCTCATCGAGGAGAGCCCCTCGCCGGCGCTCACGCCGGAGCTGCGCGCGGAGATGGGGCGCGTCTCCGTCGAGGCGATGCGCAAGCTGCGCTACAACAACGTGGGCACCATCGAGTACCTGCTGGATGAGCGCGGCCAGTTCTACTTCATGGAGATGAACACCCGCATCCAGGTGGAGCACCCGGTGACGGAGCTCGTCACGGGCGTGGACCTGGTGCGCGAGCAGATCCGCATGGCCTATGGCCACCCCCTGCGCTTCAAGCAGGAGGACATCCAGATGCGCGGGGCCGCCATCGAGTGCCGGGTGAATGCCGAGGACCCGGTCACCTTCGCGCCCTGGCCCGGGAAGATTACCGGCTACAGCGTCCCGGGCGGCTACGGCGTCCGGGTAGACTCCGCTGCGTACGAGAACTACACGGTGCTCCCGCACTACGACAGCCTGCTCTCGAAGCTGATCGTCCATGCCGAGGACCGGCCCACGGCCATCCGGCGGATGCAGCGGGCGCTCTCGGAGTACGTGGTGGAGGGCATCCGCACCAACATTCCCTTCCACCGGGCCGCCCTGGCGGAGGAGTCCTTCCAGGAGGGCAACTACGACACCCGCTTCGTGGAGCGCCTCCTGGCGAGCGAGACGGGCACGCACCGGCTCAAGAAGGCCATCGAGGAGACACCGTAG